One Pelobates fuscus isolate aPelFus1 unplaced genomic scaffold, aPelFus1.pri H_2, whole genome shotgun sequence DNA window includes the following coding sequences:
- the LOC134585310 gene encoding tripartite motif-containing protein 14-like translates to MASADLIDELACCICTNIYTDPVTLTCGHSYCRVCITRTWDKQEEREYSCPECRHRFRVRPELKRNLRMCNIVESFLSTHPEQEEVGISCTYCVHSPVPAAKTCLHCEASLCEVHLRVHRQSAEHVLTEPTTSVGNRKCSVHKEILKYYCSEDAACICVSCSLAGEHRGHQVETLNEASEKKKKKLRNIQQKLTLKREETEKRVQSLQELRIEVEEKAAGVTEEVTALIGGIKEQLEALQKRVLSEISRQEEQVSLRVSDLIGQLEIKEDHLSSKMGHIEELYKTTDPVTVLQGRESDRADYCDTEDGDNEDRERDDNKVRAVGDLDVGLISVTLHSGLAGIVTGVKRQLHVHVNTASDMLSGVNTASDMLVGIKTGSDMLLGVNTASDVLLGVNTASDMLLDVNTAGNYVTVSGDMKTVSWSRIRQRRPKTPERFQYYQVLSSRSFSSGRHYWEVERSESFGWRVGMAYPSIDKKGSQAVIGCNKKSWGLGRWDNNQYIVIHDSKEIKLPPRSPSSQRLRIFLDYEAGRLSFYELCDPITHLHTFTATFTEPLHAIFWVCGGNTWLRI, encoded by the exons ATGGCGTCTGCTGATCTAATAGACGAGCTGGCCTGCTGTATCTGTACGAACATTTATACAGATCCTGTAACCCTGACATGTGGACATAGCTACTGCAGGGTCTGTATCACAAGAACATGGGACAAGCAGGAGGAGAGGGAATATTCCTGTCCTGAATGCAGACACAGGTTTAGGGTAAGACCGGAGCTTAAAAGAAACCTGAGAATGTGTAACATAGTGGAGAGTTTCCTatctactcacccagagcaggagGAGGTTGGGATCTCCTGTACTTATTGTGTTCACTCTCCTGTACCTGCTGCTAAAACATGTCTGCACTGTGAAGCTTCTCTGTGTGAAGTCCACCTGAGGGTCCACAGACAGTCAGCAGAACATGTCCTAACTGAGCCCACCACTTCAGTGGGGAACAGGAAATGCTCCGTCCACAAGGAAATCCTGAAATATTACTGCTCTGAGGATgctgcctgtatctgtgtgtcctgcAGTCTGGCCGGAGAGCACAGAGGACACCAGGTGGAGACTCTGAATGAGGCCtctgagaagaagaagaagaaactgAGAAATATTCAGCAGAAACTGACCTTAAAGAGAGAGGAGACTGAGAAAAGAGTCCAGAGCCTGCAGGAACTCAGGATAGAAGTGGAAGAAAAAGCAGCTGGGGTAACAGAGGAAGTCACTGCCCTGATAGGGGGCATCAAGGAACAGCTGGAAGCTCTACAGAAGCGAGTCCTGAGTGAGATCTCCAGGCAGGAAGAGCAGGTCTCACTCCGAGTCTCAGATCTAATCGGGCAGCTGGAAATAAAGGAGGATCATCTGTCCAGTAAGATGGGTCACATTGAGGAGCTGTATAAGACGACGGATCCAGTAACTGTCTTACAAGGACGGGAATCAGACAGAGCTGACTATTGTGATACTGAGGATGGAGATAATgaggacagagagagagatgataACAAGGTCCGTGCTGTAGGGGATCTGGATGTGGGTCTGATCTCAGTGACCTTACACTCAGGATTAGCTGGGATTGTGACCGGAGTAAAGAGACAGCTCCATGTAC atGTAAatacggcttcagacatgttatcGGGTGTAAACACAGCTTCAGACATGTTAGTGGGTATAAAAACAGgttcagacatgttactgggtgtaaacacggcttcagacgtgttactgggtgtaaacacggcttcagacatgttactggatGTAAACACGGCTGGTAATTATGTAACTGTATCGGGTGATATGAAAACTGTATCCTGGTCACGTATAAGGCAGAGACGACCAAAAACACCAGAGAGATTTCAGTATTATCAGGTTCTAAGCTCCAGGAGTTTCTCCTCAGGGCGACATTACTGGGAAGTGGAGCGCAGTGAATCATTTGGATGGAGGGTAGGGATGGCCTATCCCAGTATAGACAAGAAAGGAAGTCAGGCAGTGATTGGATGTAATAAGAAGTCCTGGGGTTTGGGAAGGTGGGATAATAATCAGTATATTGTAATACATGACAGTAAAGAGATCAAGTTACCTCCCCGTTCCCCTTCCAGCCAGAGATTGCGGATATTCCTGGACTACGAGGCCGGGCGGCTGTCCTTTTATGAGCTGTGTGACCCcatcacacacttacacaccttCACTGCCACCTTCACTGAGCCGCTTCATGCTATATTCTGGGTATGTGGGGGCAATACCTGGCTGAGAATTTAA